Part of the Paenibacillus kyungheensis genome, TTGCTACATTACCAGAAGCATTAACAATCGAAAAAGAAGACCAGTATAATGGAGTCAACATCAGTAATATGATTGCTCCAGAAGCGAGATATAACTTGTTCGCTTGAAGAATAGAATCTTTTTTGCCAATCAGTAAGCCTATCGTTAGTACCAGTCCTACACCACCAATAATATAAAACCATGCAGAACCGATAGTCGCATTAAATGGATAGATGACATACATTTGAAAAGCTGTAGTGACAGCCACGTTAATAGGTAACAGCCACGATAACCATCCACGCCCTTCACGATAATATCTCCATTGAGCCATAAAACCTGTTGCAGCAAGTACAGCTACAGGTGGAGCTAACATAATCAGATAATATTGATGGAAAAATCCTGCAATACTAAAAAATCCAGCTACAGGCAGTAACCACATTACCCAGAATATACTATCAAGGTACTCTGGACGGCGCCATGTATTTCGGCGTACTCCTGCGAATAAAGCGATTAACGATACAATGGCAAACGGCAATAATAGACTTGCTTGACCGGATAGACTGGATTGAAATAACCGAAGTGGGCCTGCATCTCCAATATTGAACATTTTTCCTGTATTTCGATTGCCTGTCGGAGGAGACATCTGGCTATTCGTCATGCCTGTTATCTGGTTGTTGCTATTACTGGTAGTCGGGGGAGCCGTAACTTGCGCTGTATTCTCTTCTGGTGATAGTACAGACGTCTGTCCTGTTAAGCGATTAAGACCGTTATACCCAAAAGCCAGTTCCATAACAGAGTTCGTCAGACTACTTCCTTCATAAGGTCGTTCACTTGCAGGTACACTATCGACAATCATTGCCCATGAGACCGAGATCCCTGCGAGTAATACTGTTCCTATCGCAAGCACCGATAGTTTTTGCTTCCAATTCACTTGATAAGCCAGTAGATAAAATACATATAAAGCAGGCAGAATCATATACGCTTGTAGCATTTTCACATTAAAAGCAACACCGATCATAGAGAAACCAGCGATAATCCACAGCGCTTTCTGTTGCTTTACACCTTTAAGTAGCATCCATGTCGCTAATAGTAAAAAGAATACTAATAGACTATCTACATTGTTGGAACGTTGTACTGCTATCGCTACAGGAGTAACCGCCATCATTAGCGCTGCAAGCCGTGCTGTATTTACTCCAAAAGTAGGCTTAACAATCAGATAGATTAATCCAACCGATCCTACACCTGCAAGTGCCATAGGCAAGGTGACGCTCCATCCATGCACTCCAAAAATAGATGCAAATAACGTCTGCACCCAGAACGCTACAGGAGGCTTATCGATCGTCACAAATCCACCGGGATCGAACGAAGCATAGAAAAAGTTGTGAAAACTTTGAAGCATACTTGTTACTGCCGCTGTATAGTAGGCATTGGCGTTTCCATTTTCCCAAATCTTCCACACATTTAGAAAAGCAGAAAGGATTAAAATCAAAATCAGCGGAATATCTATTCTTGATCGTGATTTTGATAGACTGCTTGCTCTTACTTCCATAGGTATTCCTCCCCAATCATCCATCATTCAGATATACTTTTTATGTAGATTTCATTTTGGCGCATTAACCTTAAATTTAGATCATGAATTACTTAAAAAAAGATTAAATATGAAATTTCTGATACATCTGGCATCTGAAAATATACGTTGACTGCTTACATTGTTATGCACAAAAAAGAACCTCCATACTCACTAAGATGTGAGTTGGAGGTTAAATGTTGTATTTATAGCAAGGGGGGATTTGCTAAGAACAAGGACAAATAAGGGTTAGTGTTGGGCAAACATATGCGCAAATGCTTGAGCTAGCCAAGCATTAATATTCATTAGTATTGAGTGTTACCACTTTCCGTAATGTTTTTCACACCGATAAATTTAGTGCCTACATTATGGTAACGAGTATTAGTCATTTTCACTGTACTGGTAGAACTATCTGTACGGAAAATCGCTTCTTTCATATCAGAAATATCGCAATTGTCGATCGTTACATTTACTTTAAATGTACTTCCGCCCAATTGACGAATAAATTTACCTGCTTTAGAACCTTTAAAGTTGCTTACTTTGAATGTAGAAGCTGCATTGATCTGGAACATTTTATCATCACCATTGGTAGCCGAACCACCTTTAAGAGTAACTGTTCCACTTTCTTTGATTGTCATTGCATCTTCACCGATATCTTCCCAGACGATGTTCTCCAGAGTAGCGTTCCCATAAGTATGTACGCCATCAGCCGCTGGATAACCAAGTACTACATTTTTCAATGTACCTCCATTTTCAACGCGGAAAATAGGTTTTTGACCTTCTTTTTGACTGCCATCTCCAAGAGCACTTCCTGCGATGAAGCGTGCTCCTTTGCCATCATACACTTCGCCTGCTTTGACAACGATTGTAGTGTTAGTGACACCGGCTGCTTCTACTGTAGTTGTTGGTACAGCAGTTGTCGGCACAATTGTTACAACTGATGCTAACATCGTAGCCGCTAATACCGTTGTTACCCATTTTTTCATCCAAAAATCGCTCCTTTTGAATACATTTTTTTAAACCTGTTACTTAAAATGTAATTTATCAGGTTTAAGTTAACAATATCATTTAGAGTATAATTTTTCCATATGAATATAACGAAACCTTTTTGAAAATAATATGCAAAATATCGAAAAATTATCCAACAATAAATACAGCTTCTTCCCTATATAATATTTAGAAAAATCAATATAAAATTCCTTTTAATACTATATTGTAAACTATACTTTAGTTCAATAACTTGTTGTACCAAAAAAAAAGAGAAACCTTGGAATATAAAGCTTCTCTTTTTTTGGTGTTATTATTCTTTATCAAAAAAGAAATGTTCGGCTGATACTTGATCGCCTTCGATTATAATTTTACCGTAAGAGTATCTTGGTTCGCGACGCTTGTCTGTCGGTGATCCTGGATTGAATAATAGGATATCTTCCCGTATCTCAGATAAAGGCGTATGAGAATGCCCGAATACGATGATATCGACAGCTTCATTAGGAAAAGTGTTAAACGCTCGATCCGGCGTTGTACCTCTCCATCCATCTCCATGAACCAGACCAATTCGCTTGCCAGCAACCTCTATTATTTTCTGCAATCCAAGTCGTTCTACAATATCGTCTCCATCATTGTTACCTGCTACTGCTTCGACAGGAGCCAATTCAGATAACTTTTCATACACCCACCAATCACAGAAATCTCCTGCATGTACAATAAGGTCTACCCCTTGCAACCCTTCTAATAAATGAGCTGGCAGATAACGATTACGACTAGATATATGTGTATCGGATACAATGCCAATAATCAATTAGTTCCCCTCCTTACTCTGATAAGCGAGACGACGTTCATCTCGATCGGTTTCACTAAGCTTAGGACAAGAGAAACAATAATCTCCGTCATCCATACGATGATACAAGCAACAAGCGCTTTTTAACGGAATTGATTGATCTCCTTGAATACTGGTCGTATAACGAGTGGGTATATGGAGCGGATTGCGTGATAAGCCAAACGTTTCCGCTTCCATTTGTGTGGTCACATAGTGATGATCTTCTTTAATCTGCTCTACAATCGTTGTCGATGAAGCTTCTTCTTGCCATGCTTGAATAAAATAATTAAACTGGCTTGGGAATTGCCGCCAGAATACGCGAGCATGAGCGCCTGTAACTGTCGATATTGCTTCGATCAAAGGACGAAGCGTTTGTTGATACAACTGTTTGAGATGAGTCTGGCGAAATAATTCTCGCTCCGCAGAAGCACCGGTTCCTTGCTCTTCACTCCACTGCTGAATCCGAAATGCAAACTGACAATATCCATTACTTTCATACATATCCATCGTTAGATTTTCTAAGTCTAATGCAATACTTCTATTATAAAAGGAAAGATAATATTGCTCTGCCAAAGCAATGCGACCTAACCAGGAACAGAAAAAAGTTCCTGCTGGCTCTGTATCCGGTGCTTTTAGCAAAGGAGCATAGAACTGTAAAAACTTCCTCATGCCTTCCACTGTACTTAATTCTGCAAAAGAAGCGCTATATATGGCATCCGGATGTGGTTCCATTATGAGATAAAATTTAGCTTTTAACATATCACGATCCAAGCTAAGCTCCATACTTCCCAAACCCTTCCTTTATTAAGATTCATTATCATTTATCCTATACCAATCTCTTCGATTCTTCAAATCAACATTAAAAAAGACAGCCCTTGAATAAAGGACTGTCTTATAACGGAAGGTATAACTATGATTTGATTAAGAAGAAGATTTCGATTCAACCGGTTGCTTTTTGGTGCTTACAACAGATTCTACAGCCGCTATACGGCGATCTTCAGGCTGTCCGGTTGCTTGAATTTTTCTGACTTTGTGAAGTACTTCTTTGTTCGGTAAGTAATGAAGAGATTTGATATAACGGATCGTTTTGGTTTTGGCACGCATAACGATTGAATGCGTCTCTGCACGATCATCCGCCAGATAACGAACACCACCCAGGATTTCACCAGGCGTTACACCTGTTGCGGCAAAAATAACATCGTCGGTGCCGATCATATCCTGCATCGTAAGAATCTGGTACGGATTTTCGATACCCATTGCCTGACAGCGTTCAAACTCCGCTGCATTGGCTGGCATCAATCTACCTTGTAGTTCACCACCAAGGCAGGATAGTGCAGCAGCAGCCAGTACACCTTCCGGTGCGCCTCCTGATCCTAAGTAAAGATCAATCCCTGCTTCGGGGAAAGCAGGAGCCATAGCGCCTGCTACATCGCCATCGCTGATAAATTTGATCCGAACGCCTACTTTACGCAATGTTTTGATAATACTTTCATGACGATCACGATCTAATATCATAACCGTGATATCCGCCATATTTTTACCGAGTGCTTTGGATGCTTTATGCAAAGTCACATCGACAGGATCTTCAATACTGAGCTTGCCTACTAATGCAGGGCCTACAGCTAATTTCTCCATATACATATCAGGAGCATGCAGAAGGTTACCTTTATCGGCTACAGCAATAACCGACAGTGCATTATTCAACCCCTTCGCCACAATGGCTGTTCCTTCTAACGGGTCTACTGCTACATCTACTTCTGGTGAATCTGTGTTTCCCACTTTTTCTCCAATATACAACATTGGAGCTTCATCCATCTCACCCTCACCGATTACAACAGTACCGTTAATCGATACAGAGTCGAACATCGCACGCATCGCTAGTGTAGCCGCCTCGTCTGCGCTGTTCTTGTCACCGCGTCCCATCCAGGGAGCCGAAGCCAATGCCGCGACTTCTGTTACTCTTACAATTTCCAATGCCATCTCGCGTTCCATGTCTTCCACTCCTTTAATTGGGATTTCAAAGATAAATGTTGTTTACTAGAGCATATAATATCACTATTTCAAACAAAAATGTTGTTTTTAACGAAAATAATCTTCTAAAACAAATTTATATGTTTGATAAATAAATATTATAAAGGTTTTCAAAGTACATTATAACTGATAAACAACATATTTCTTGAATACAGAAATTAAATCTGTGTTTTTAATTTCATTTTATATAAATAACCACATTTTCATGAATGAAACCAAAAAAAAAGAAACAGCAAACAATCTCTAAGAGATCATTTACTGCTTCTTTATTTACGACGATTGGAGATTAGTTGATACCAACAGCGCTCAAAGAGTTTTTAACAGCTGTTGTTTGAGCAGAGTTTGCACCATACAAATCTGTAGATGCTTGGATCATTGCAGAACGGTAAGCAGAGAAGTTAGAGCTAGAAGTCAAGTAGTAGTTCAATGCACGGTATACGATTTGGATCGCTTGTGAACGACCGATACCTGTTGTATTTACTCCACCAAATGTTCCACCTTGCGCTAACAAGTAGTATGCTTTGTTCGGAATACCACTGTTTGTGTGTACGCCACCGTTATCACTGGATGTATTTACATAAGCAGACATTGAAGCTGGTTGTCCACCTTTAGCAGGGTTATCCATGTAACGAAGAGCATCACCAGAAGTACCTGGAGTATAGATTGCATCACCGATCAACCAGTTTTTACCTTCGATCGTGTTACCGAACATATCAGAGATTGCTTCATTCAAAGCACCGGATTGACCATAGTATTCAAGGTTAGCTGTATACTCGGTTACACCGTGAGTCAATTCATGACCTACAACATCCAAGTCACCAGACAATGGAACGAATGTAGAACCGTCGCCATCTCCATAGACCATTTGCGTTCCGTTCCAGAATGCATTGTTGTAGTTAGTAGAGTAATGAACTGTAGATTTAAGAGCTAGACCATTACCATCAATACTGTTACGTCCAAAGTTAGATTTGTAGAAATCATATACTCTTTCTGCGTAAGTATGAGCATCTACAGCAGCAGGATCATTAAATGTACTGCTTGTGCTGGATACTGTTGATCCTGGCAAAGTACTACGGTTAGCTGCTGTATATGTTTGTACACCTTTTCCACGTGTACTATCGATTAACAAGTTGCTAGAACCAGATACAGTTGTTGTGAACGACTTCGTATCGCCCAATACCCCTTTACCTGTTCCTGTAGCATGCTCAATCAAGTCATATTGGAACAAGATTGAACCATCTTTAGCATCGATAAAGTAACGTGTACGAAGTGGTTCAGGAGTAAGTACGTTTACTTCAGTTACATAAGCTAAGCTAGCTTTATCTTCTGGAGCATATACATACAATTTAGCACTTGGTGCTTTTTGAGCTTCACCTAATGAACCAATTTTAGAAGCAGCATCTTTTTCAGCAATTTTGATTGCTTCAGAAGCGCTAATTTTTGGAGTTACAGCTGCTTTTGCATCTTTAGCATCGCTTAATTTACCGTAGACATCTTCAACTACGCTACCCAAGTACAAAGATACATTTCCTGTTTTATCAAAGTGCAATGTTTGTTCTGCACCGTATACTGGAACGCCTTCGTAGATTTGGTTGATGCGATAATGTTCTGTACCTGTAGAGGAATCTGCTTGACGTTTAGTAATATCAAAAACTTGTTGTGCAGTTGCTTGTTGATCTCCGGCAATTGTACGTTTTTGTCTGTCCAAGAATTTCCATACTTTTGCATCACCAGCCAATCCGCTTGTTACCAAAGTAGATTGTGTAATTACTTGTGGAGTGTAATCTCCTAGTGGTGTTACTTCATTAGCAGAAGCAGCAAAAGCTGGAGCCTGAGCACCAATCAACAAACTACCGGCAAGTATAAATCCAAACGTCTTTTTCAAAGTATTCTCCCCTGTTCACTTGGTTTTTTGGTATTGCCTAATAACAACTTTTTGTGATTTTTCTTCTAAGTACCTGTGAGCCTTTGCCAAAATTCAATGATAGCATTCGTATCGAACGCTCAAGCGCCAGCTACAAACTGCGGGCAACATCTACAACAACAATCAGTAACCGGTACCCCTCCTTTTGGACGCTCATATTTTACCAAATAAATCATTTTGTGGATTTCTTCTTGCGTCTGAAAGGAATCGTATCATGATTCCTAAAAAAAATAAATACCTTTTTAGATAAAAATATGGAAAAAGATGAAAATAGCTGATTTATCTGACATGAGCTGTACAGTTTAGTATCATTTGGAGAAAACTACCTTACTTTTCGCACGTAAAAAAGACTTAATTCTACTTTTCAGCAGTAATTAAGTCTTAATTAAATTCAGATTCATAAAAAGAGAAAAAAGGTTATAAGAATCAGGGCGCTTATAAACATATTTTTATCAATTTAACTGGAAATTATTTTGGTGTACTGGCTTATTTTTTAAAGACTACTAACTTAGTCTCTAACATTTCTTCTAACGCATACTTAATTCCTTCACGACCAATTCCACTTTGTTTTACTCCACCATATGGCATATGATCGACACGGAATGATGGGATATCATTAACAATCACTCCACCTACTTCTAATTTCTCAGCCGCTTGAAATGCTGTTGACAGTTGTTGTGTGTAGATCCCTGCTTGTAATCCATAATTAGAACGATTGACTTCACGAATCCCTTCTTCCATATCTGCTACAGGATTGATCATCACAATAGGAGCGAATACTTCCTGACAAGCGACACGTACCTCGGGATTCACTCGTAACAAGACAGTAGGTAAAAGAAGATCTTCTTCTATTGTACCTCCATACGCAATCTCTGCTCCTTGAGATACAGCTTCTTCTATCCATTCTATTGCTCTTGTCTGTTCTTTGGGTGCGATCATAGCAGACACATCAGTATCTTCATTCATCGGATCACCTAGCTTCAGTTGACGCGTTGCTTGGACAAATTGATCTACAAAATCATCAAAGATGTCTTGATGTACATAAATACGCTGAATAGAAATACAGACT contains:
- a CDS encoding ArnT family glycosyltransferase; the protein is MEVRASSLSKSRSRIDIPLILILILSAFLNVWKIWENGNANAYYTAAVTSMLQSFHNFFYASFDPGGFVTIDKPPVAFWVQTLFASIFGVHGWSVTLPMALAGVGSVGLIYLIVKPTFGVNTARLAALMMAVTPVAIAVQRSNNVDSLLVFFLLLATWMLLKGVKQQKALWIIAGFSMIGVAFNVKMLQAYMILPALYVFYLLAYQVNWKQKLSVLAIGTVLLAGISVSWAMIVDSVPASERPYEGSSLTNSVMELAFGYNGLNRLTGQTSVLSPEENTAQVTAPPTTSNSNNQITGMTNSQMSPPTGNRNTGKMFNIGDAGPLRLFQSSLSGQASLLLPFAIVSLIALFAGVRRNTWRRPEYLDSIFWVMWLLPVAGFFSIAGFFHQYYLIMLAPPVAVLAATGFMAQWRYYREGRGWLSWLLPINVAVTTAFQMYVIYPFNATIGSAWFYIIGGVGLVLTIGLLIGKKDSILQANKLYLASGAIILLMLTPLYWSSFSIVNASGNVAIPAGGPEVKEGFGRFGGNPPNMIGAGGSNASIRPANPDTTMTPTENTLPSENTNTAPARTPNRGGMYQTANEKLLQYVTQHNTGEKYLFAVSNASSAAPYIIQTGKPVMAMGGFGGSDPILTVDSLKALISKGEIKYFMINGIGGRGGESNEIITWIKEHGTEIPTEEWQDTTSTVLQNSLSGANNAKVPTATMNSPMNGMNRTNNSGGFGGMMSGSLYEITPADLN
- a CDS encoding pectate lyase, with the protein product MLASVVTIVPTTAVPTTTVEAAGVTNTTIVVKAGEVYDGKGARFIAGSALGDGSQKEGQKPIFRVENGGTLKNVVLGYPAADGVHTYGNATLENIVWEDIGEDAMTIKESGTVTLKGGSATNGDDKMFQINAASTFKVSNFKGSKAGKFIRQLGGSTFKVNVTIDNCDISDMKEAIFRTDSSTSTVKMTNTRYHNVGTKFIGVKNITESGNTQY
- a CDS encoding metallophosphoesterase family protein; translation: MIIGIVSDTHISSRNRYLPAHLLEGLQGVDLIVHAGDFCDWWVYEKLSELAPVEAVAGNNDGDDIVERLGLQKIIEVAGKRIGLVHGDGWRGTTPDRAFNTFPNEAVDIIVFGHSHTPLSEIREDILLFNPGSPTDKRREPRYSYGKIIIEGDQVSAEHFFFDKE
- a CDS encoding M4 family metallopeptidase yields the protein MKKTFGFILAGSLLIGAQAPAFAASANEVTPLGDYTPQVITQSTLVTSGLAGDAKVWKFLDRQKRTIAGDQQATAQQVFDITKRQADSSTGTEHYRINQIYEGVPVYGAEQTLHFDKTGNVSLYLGSVVEDVYGKLSDAKDAKAAVTPKISASEAIKIAEKDAASKIGSLGEAQKAPSAKLYVYAPEDKASLAYVTEVNVLTPEPLRTRYFIDAKDGSILFQYDLIEHATGTGKGVLGDTKSFTTTVSGSSNLLIDSTRGKGVQTYTAANRSTLPGSTVSSTSSTFNDPAAVDAHTYAERVYDFYKSNFGRNSIDGNGLALKSTVHYSTNYNNAFWNGTQMVYGDGDGSTFVPLSGDLDVVGHELTHGVTEYTANLEYYGQSGALNEAISDMFGNTIEGKNWLIGDAIYTPGTSGDALRYMDNPAKGGQPASMSAYVNTSSDNGGVHTNSGIPNKAYYLLAQGGTFGGVNTTGIGRSQAIQIVYRALNYYLTSSSNFSAYRSAMIQASTDLYGANSAQTTAVKNSLSAVGIN
- the glpX gene encoding class II fructose-bisphosphatase, producing MEREMALEIVRVTEVAALASAPWMGRGDKNSADEAATLAMRAMFDSVSINGTVVIGEGEMDEAPMLYIGEKVGNTDSPEVDVAVDPLEGTAIVAKGLNNALSVIAVADKGNLLHAPDMYMEKLAVGPALVGKLSIEDPVDVTLHKASKALGKNMADITVMILDRDRHESIIKTLRKVGVRIKFISDGDVAGAMAPAFPEAGIDLYLGSGGAPEGVLAAAALSCLGGELQGRLMPANAAEFERCQAMGIENPYQILTMQDMIGTDDVIFAATGVTPGEILGGVRYLADDRAETHSIVMRAKTKTIRYIKSLHYLPNKEVLHKVRKIQATGQPEDRRIAAVESVVSTKKQPVESKSSS
- a CDS encoding (2Fe-2S)-binding protein, which encodes MELSLDRDMLKAKFYLIMEPHPDAIYSASFAELSTVEGMRKFLQFYAPLLKAPDTEPAGTFFCSWLGRIALAEQYYLSFYNRSIALDLENLTMDMYESNGYCQFAFRIQQWSEEQGTGASAERELFRQTHLKQLYQQTLRPLIEAISTVTGAHARVFWRQFPSQFNYFIQAWQEEASSTTIVEQIKEDHHYVTTQMEAETFGLSRNPLHIPTRYTTSIQGDQSIPLKSACCLYHRMDDGDYCFSCPKLSETDRDERRLAYQSKEGN